The following coding sequences lie in one bacterium genomic window:
- a CDS encoding anthranilate/aminodeoxychorismate synthase component II (TrpG; with TrpE catalyzes the formation of anthranilate and glutamate from chorismate and glutamine; TrpG provides the glutamine amidotransferase activity) has protein sequence MVLLIDNYDSFVHNLARYVRELGEETAVLRNDRVTVAEIEALGPTHIIVSPGPCTPREAGISSDVVLALGPRLPILGVCLGHQCIATAFGGRLERAPRPMHGKTSPIHHDGRGIFAGIPSPFRAARYHSLIVPPSGVPPALEVVATTPEGEVMALRHRIFPVWGVQFHPESVLTEHGYTILRNFLALEPGAAREAV, from the coding sequence GTGGTGCTGCTGATCGATAACTACGACTCCTTCGTCCACAACCTCGCGCGCTACGTGCGCGAGCTGGGCGAGGAGACGGCCGTCCTGCGCAACGACCGGGTGACGGTGGCGGAGATCGAGGCCCTCGGGCCGACGCACATCATCGTCTCGCCCGGGCCGTGCACGCCCCGCGAGGCGGGGATCTCCAGCGACGTGGTGCTCGCCTTGGGCCCGAGGCTCCCGATCCTGGGCGTCTGCCTCGGGCACCAGTGCATTGCGACCGCGTTCGGCGGCCGGCTGGAGCGCGCGCCGCGGCCGATGCACGGCAAGACCTCGCCGATCCACCACGACGGCAGGGGGATCTTCGCCGGCATCCCGAGCCCGTTCCGCGCGGCGCGCTACCACTCGCTCATCGTCCCGCCGTCCGGCGTGCCGCCGGCCCTCGAGGTGGTCGCGACGACGCCGGAGGGCGAGGTCATGGCGCTGCGGCACCGGATCTTCCCGGTCTGGGGTGTCCAGTTCCATCCCGAATCCGTGCTGACCGAGCACGGCTACACGATCCTGCGCAACTTCCTCGCGCTGGAGCCCGGAGCGGCGCGGGAGGCGGTGTGA